CTCGATTCATATTCCCGGGGAATGAGATCACTACGCTGATAGACATTGCAAAACACAATTTCAACAATCCCTTTTCTATAAATTTGCACATATCCCGGCTCACTATCCCCGTTAACCAATATTCCATCAAAGTTAAGCCGCCAGTTTTTATACCTTCCTCGAAACGGTAATTGAACATAACCTTCACGTTCTTCGACAGCAGATAAATTTAGCGTATTTCCCACATCAAACGCGGTTGCCGAAATCAGATGGATTACAACTTGAGGTTTATTGCTCAGGCAAACAGGTGTCTCACCAGCAGTAATTTTTGCAAATCGGTCAAGGCGAAAATTTCTGATTTGATCTACCAATGTTTCACTGCGGAGAATGGCGTTTCGAATTTCACCTATCTCCATTTCACTCTTTCCAGAATTCCTTCGAGTATAAAAACCACCTCTATTTTTAAGCATATGAGGAGCATTGCCACTTTTTGGGATGTAAATGGCAATTATTGAACCTTGGGAAAATCCATCAATAGGTTTAAATATAACTCCTTGAATTCGTGGAGAAACGCTGTCAGTCAAAACACTCTCCATCCACTGGATTTCCTGATCTGAATTAACACCATCTAACCCGAGTGCCTCACCTGGTTGACCAGTGTTCCCAGATGAGTTTCTTTCTTCAGAAATTCCAAGGAAA
Above is a window of Acidobacteriota bacterium DNA encoding:
- a CDS encoding ATP-binding protein; translation: MWTLEKFNRIDKTYIDKMVADKVQESLTLDYKEKQYSHGREDKKEFLADVTAFANTSGGVIFLGISEERNSSGNTGQPGEALGLDGVNSDQEIQWMESVLTDSVSPRIQGVIFKPIDGFSQGSIIAIYIPKSGNAPHMLKNRGGFYTRRNSGKSEMEIGEIRNAILRSETLVDQIRNFRLDRFAKITAGETPVCLSNKPQVVIHLISATAFDVGNTLNLSAVEEREGYVQLPFRGRYKNWRLNFDGILVNGDSEPGYVQIYRKGIVEIVFCNVYQRSDLIPREYESSVEREVREYVNRLNQWEATFPIFILMSLHEVKGRIMDYSALSIVKTQSGGNFLKPEEPKNTPIDRDDLVIPEVILTEPDMDSAKVLKPAFDVVWNAAGWPKSMNNYNDAGDWIGEKRQTS